From Microbacterium invictum, the proteins below share one genomic window:
- a CDS encoding winged helix-turn-helix domain-containing protein, producing MSNTALLTRPSTTARHLHAIEDITTAAPVAPAPVVPDAPTTGAIPVGTAPRGFALYVGLDEIKAAVDGVSLSTIVAALRQTLGELAPSAETYATVALAPAGAGGRDVDVVRLALHEPSAIARTKQDEPVDDHIEGGVTIDISRRRVHIDGEAAALTFKEFELLQYLVLREGRTIERTELVSSLWSHAADEEVPGERTIDVHVRRLRSKLGRYEDIVRTVRGIGYRFDRHADVVIRYGHGTPSPDRF from the coding sequence ATGTCGAACACCGCACTCCTCACCCGCCCGTCCACCACCGCCCGCCACCTGCACGCCATCGAGGACATCACCACCGCGGCGCCCGTCGCTCCGGCACCGGTCGTGCCGGACGCGCCGACCACCGGCGCGATTCCGGTCGGCACCGCACCGCGCGGCTTCGCCCTCTACGTCGGGCTCGACGAGATCAAGGCCGCCGTCGACGGCGTCTCGCTGTCGACGATCGTCGCCGCCCTGCGCCAGACGCTCGGCGAGCTCGCGCCCAGCGCCGAGACCTATGCCACCGTCGCCCTGGCCCCGGCCGGCGCCGGCGGCCGCGACGTCGACGTGGTGCGCCTCGCCCTGCACGAGCCGAGCGCCATCGCCCGCACCAAGCAGGACGAGCCGGTCGACGACCACATCGAAGGCGGCGTCACGATCGACATCTCGCGTCGCCGCGTGCACATCGACGGCGAGGCCGCGGCGCTCACCTTCAAGGAGTTCGAACTGCTGCAGTACCTCGTGCTGCGCGAGGGCCGCACGATCGAGCGCACCGAGCTGGTCTCGTCGCTGTGGAGCCACGCCGCCGACGAAGAGGTGCCCGGCGAGCGCACCATCGACGTGCACGTCCGCCGCCTGCGTTCGAAGCTCGGCCGCTACGAGGACATCGTGCGCACCGTGCGCGGCATCGGCTACCGCTTCGACCGCCACGCCGACGTCGTGATCCGCTACGGCCACGGCACCCCGTCGCCCGACCGTTTCTGA
- a CDS encoding alpha/beta fold hydrolase, which yields MTSTHEFAYGGATLVAERRSGGDPTFVLIHGIGMGRGVFGDLIDHLGDTADVVSIDLPGYGEAPEPERVLTMERTADLVAAYLRTHVGRPAVLVGHSMGAQIVLEVAVRHPLVVERIALLGPSGDPGARSARAQLWRLLRDVAVESPKVIVLGGREYVRAGPNLRAKLRAMLTHRPEDVLGRVTVPTLVIRGENDIVVPREWCRAIVRGVPDARLAEIAGHGHETMIRDAEPSAALLQAFAAE from the coding sequence GTGACATCGACCCACGAATTCGCCTACGGCGGCGCCACGCTCGTCGCCGAGCGGCGCAGCGGCGGCGATCCGACGTTCGTCCTGATCCACGGGATCGGCATGGGGCGCGGGGTGTTCGGCGACCTGATCGACCACCTCGGCGACACGGCGGACGTCGTCTCGATCGACCTGCCCGGCTACGGCGAGGCGCCCGAGCCCGAACGCGTCCTGACGATGGAGCGCACCGCCGACCTCGTCGCGGCCTACCTGAGGACGCACGTCGGCAGGCCGGCCGTGCTGGTGGGTCATTCGATGGGGGCGCAGATCGTCCTCGAGGTCGCGGTGCGGCATCCACTCGTCGTCGAGCGGATCGCACTGCTCGGACCCTCCGGAGACCCCGGCGCCCGGTCGGCGCGGGCGCAGCTCTGGCGGCTGCTGCGCGATGTCGCGGTCGAAAGTCCCAAGGTGATCGTCCTGGGCGGCCGCGAATACGTGCGGGCGGGGCCGAACCTGCGGGCGAAGCTGCGGGCGATGCTCACCCATCGGCCCGAAGACGTGCTGGGCCGGGTCACCGTGCCCACGCTCGTGATCCGCGGCGAGAACGACATCGTCGTGCCGCGCGAGTGGTGCCGGGCGATCGTGCGCGGCGTGCCCGATGCACGGCTGGCCGAGATCGCCGGGCACGGTCACGAGACGATGATCCGGGATGCCGAGCCTTCGGCCGCCCTGCTGCAGGCGTTCGCCGCGGAGTGA
- a CDS encoding DUF2277 domain-containing protein, which yields MCRNIHTLHNFEPAATDDEVHAAALQYVRKIAGTTKPSKANQAAFDHAVAEVAHATRHLLADLVAVAPPKNRDEEAAKARARAEKSGRYAPRLAS from the coding sequence ATGTGCCGCAACATCCACACACTCCATAACTTCGAACCCGCTGCGACCGACGACGAGGTCCACGCCGCCGCGCTGCAGTATGTGCGCAAGATCGCCGGGACGACGAAGCCGTCCAAGGCGAACCAGGCCGCGTTCGACCACGCGGTCGCCGAGGTCGCGCACGCCACGCGTCATCTGCTCGCAGACCTCGTCGCGGTGGCGCCGCCGAAGAACCGTGACGAAGAAGCCGCCAAGGCACGTGCCCGCGCGGAGAAGTCGGGTCGCTACGCGCCGCGGCTGGCGTCGTAG
- a CDS encoding GNAT family N-acetyltransferase: protein MTDFTFANQPDASRYTLHRGDDLVSVLDYRDDGRTVAMTRAYTVPTFRGHGYAGEVVARAVAEIEARGDRVVSPVCWYVADWFAAHPEHGDLLARRAS, encoded by the coding sequence ATGACCGATTTCACCTTCGCGAATCAGCCCGATGCTTCGCGATACACGCTGCACCGCGGCGATGACCTCGTCAGCGTCCTCGACTACCGCGACGACGGCCGCACGGTGGCGATGACCCGCGCCTATACCGTCCCCACCTTCCGCGGCCACGGCTACGCCGGCGAGGTCGTCGCCCGCGCCGTCGCCGAGATCGAGGCGCGCGGCGACCGCGTCGTCAGCCCGGTCTGCTGGTACGTCGCCGACTGGTTCGCCGCCCACCCCGAGCACGGCGACCTGCTGGCCCGCCGCGCGAGCTGA
- a CDS encoding exonuclease SbcCD subunit D encodes MRILHTSDWHIGRTFHGHATLDALRGVLETLVDRVRAGNIDVVIVAGDVFDSATPAAGCYTLLSDTLRALADTGAQVIVTSGNHDSAARLGFQAGLLRDGIHVLTDPHAVGTPITIDDADGPVHFYGIPYLEPALLRHEWPAARTQAGALAHAMGLVRADLATRGGRSVAIAHCFAAGVEPTPHLERDIQQGGLDVVPLSAFDGVDYMALGHIHGRQALAPTVRYAGAPLHYTFGEGDKPRGSWLVEMDATGVASVDWLELPVPRRLVTLRAPLDALLTDARYAAAEDAWVCVEYTDTLPQRDPLRRLQERFAFCAKVVHLPAVRREGDELTYVDRVRAAVTDRELVEAFLVHVREGEGASGREAELLAEVLDERTRVEALA; translated from the coding sequence ATGCGGATCCTGCACACCTCTGACTGGCACATCGGGCGGACCTTCCACGGTCACGCCACGCTCGATGCGCTGCGCGGCGTGCTCGAGACGCTCGTCGACCGGGTGCGGGCAGGCAACATCGACGTCGTGATCGTCGCCGGCGACGTCTTCGACTCCGCGACGCCGGCCGCCGGGTGCTACACCCTGCTGTCCGACACGCTGCGCGCGCTCGCCGACACGGGCGCCCAGGTCATCGTCACCAGCGGCAACCACGACTCGGCGGCGCGGCTCGGCTTCCAGGCCGGGCTGCTGCGCGACGGCATCCACGTCCTCACCGATCCGCACGCCGTCGGCACGCCGATCACGATCGACGACGCCGACGGGCCGGTGCACTTCTACGGCATCCCGTATCTCGAGCCGGCGCTGCTGCGGCATGAATGGCCGGCTGCCCGTACGCAGGCCGGGGCGCTCGCGCATGCGATGGGCCTCGTCCGCGCCGACCTCGCCACGCGCGGCGGCCGGTCGGTCGCGATCGCCCACTGCTTCGCCGCCGGCGTCGAGCCGACCCCGCACCTCGAGCGCGACATCCAGCAGGGCGGTCTCGACGTCGTGCCGCTGTCCGCGTTCGACGGCGTCGACTACATGGCGCTCGGCCACATCCACGGTCGTCAGGCGCTCGCGCCGACCGTGCGATACGCGGGCGCGCCCCTGCACTACACCTTCGGCGAGGGCGACAAGCCGCGCGGGTCGTGGCTGGTGGAGATGGATGCCACGGGCGTGGCGTCGGTCGACTGGCTCGAACTGCCGGTGCCGCGGCGTCTCGTGACGCTGCGCGCGCCGCTCGACGCGCTGTTGACCGACGCGCGGTACGCCGCCGCCGAGGACGCCTGGGTGTGCGTCGAATACACCGACACGCTGCCGCAGCGTGACCCGCTGCGCCGGCTGCAGGAGCGGTTCGCGTTCTGCGCCAAGGTCGTGCACCTGCCGGCCGTGCGGCGCGAGGGTGACGAGCTGACCTACGTCGACCGCGTCCGGGCCGCCGTGACCGATCGTGAACTGGTCGAGGCCTTCCTCGTGCACGTGCGTGAGGGAGAGGGCGCGTCCGGGCGTGAGGCCGAACTGCTCGCCGAGGTGCTCGACGAGCGCACCCGCGTGGAGGCCCTGGCGTGA
- a CDS encoding toxin, whose translation MPPAGPAPRRLRIVGTSGSGKTSLGRQVAGILGVPHLELDAVFWDAGWTRRDPDDARAIVRRFAEDNPDGWVADGNWTSLLDGLLDPGTPGGADAMVWVDHPRRVVMWRVITRTVRRGIHREELWHGNRERISTWLRWNPEENIIRWAWTSYARVQQRMRDRIDAGDRIIHLRGQREVDAWLASLAENRRTVER comes from the coding sequence ATGCCGCCCGCCGGACCCGCCCCTCGCCGTCTGCGCATCGTCGGCACCTCGGGTTCGGGCAAGACCAGTCTGGGCAGGCAGGTCGCCGGCATCCTCGGCGTCCCGCATCTGGAGCTGGATGCCGTGTTCTGGGATGCCGGATGGACGCGCCGCGACCCCGACGACGCCCGCGCGATCGTGCGGCGGTTCGCCGAGGACAATCCGGACGGCTGGGTCGCCGACGGCAACTGGACGAGCCTTCTGGACGGCCTCCTCGATCCGGGTACGCCGGGCGGGGCCGACGCCATGGTCTGGGTCGATCACCCGCGCCGGGTCGTGATGTGGCGCGTCATCACGAGGACTGTGCGCCGCGGCATCCATCGGGAAGAGCTCTGGCACGGCAACCGCGAGCGCATCTCGACCTGGCTGCGCTGGAACCCCGAAGAGAACATCATCCGCTGGGCGTGGACGAGCTATGCGCGGGTGCAGCAGCGCATGCGGGACCGCATCGATGCCGGTGACCGCATCATCCACCTGCGCGGGCAGCGCGAGGTCGACGCGTGGCTGGCCTCGCTGGCCGAAAACCGACGTACCGTGGAGAGATGA